The segment GGTGGGAGCCGGAGAGCTGGCCGGCGGTCACCTCGCCCGGGCCCTGCGCGTCGAGGCTCAGGAACACCGGCTCGTGGCCGTGGACCCGGAACGGGATCTTCTTGAGGTTGAGGATGATGTCGGTGACGTCCTCGACCACGCCGGCGACCGCCGAGAACTCGTGGTCGGCGCCTTCGATCTTGACCGCGGTGATCGCGCCGCCCGGAATCGAGGACAGGAGCGCCCGCCGCAGGGCGTTGCCGACGGTGGTCCCCCAGCCGCGCTCGAAGGGTTGCGCGAGGAAGCGCGCGAACGAGTCGCTGCGCTCCTCCTCGTCGGGCTGCACCTGCGATGGTCGCTGGAACTCGTGCCAGATCATGCGGCCTCCAAGCTATCGAGAGTAGAGCTCGACGACGAGCTGTTCCTGGATCGGGACCCTGATGTCCTCCCGGACCGGGAGCTCGACGACCTTGCCCTGCAGCGTCTCCGTGTCCAGCTCGAGCCACGACGGCACGCCGCGGCCCTGGGCGAACTCCATCGCCTCCTTGATCTGCTGGTTGCCGCGGCTCCTCTCGAGCACGCCGATCTGCATGCCCGCGCGCACCCGGAAGGAGGGGACGTTGACGCGCCGGCCGTTCACCTGGATGTGGCCGTGCCGCACCAGCTGCCGGGCCTGGCTGCGCGAGGTCGCGAAGCCGATCGCGT is part of the Thermoanaerobaculales bacterium genome and harbors:
- the rpsD gene encoding 30S ribosomal protein S4 produces the protein MARYRGPVCRLCRREGMKLFLKGERCYKEKCAIERRNAPPGQHGGMRRRKVRAYGLQLREKQKLRRVYGMLEGQFRRSFAEANRRKGVTGETLLQLLELRLDNVVYAIGFATSRSQARQLVRHGHIQVNGRRVNVPSFRVRAGMQIGVLERSRGNQQIKEAMEFAQGRGVPSWLELDTETLQGKVVELPVREDIRVPIQEQLVVELYSR